In a genomic window of Lagopus muta isolate bLagMut1 chromosome 2, bLagMut1 primary, whole genome shotgun sequence:
- the USP45 gene encoding ubiquitin carboxyl-terminal hydrolase 45 isoform X3 produces the protein MKKLEEKSKISTVKEPFIDLSLPIIEERVAKPVPLGRTNKSKSVHEADLGQYTCSSISTLNNQPKIVKKHASTKDKNQLNQERRLARKASSNEEERSPVIIQERSKKPELEDSSSVLYSKDTTVESAMNGSQTEGSEKEASRSESSFDADSEASESESASKQTAFSSCSNTSALHVNHISVKMPHTKPSDSNDEKISSAISKLSFCDTINEDEKSSFGDPGLSNNSMFSADKSSLSSNPQNAFQTLSQSYITSSKECSVQSCLYQFTSVELLMGNNKLLCESCTERKQKYQKKSNSSEKKMEGVYTNARKQLLISSVPAILILHLKRFHQAGLSLRKVNRHVDFPLILDLAPFCSASCKNVTDGARVLYSLYGIVEHSGSMRGGHYAAYVKVRTPSKKLLEHISSTKNVLGLKEAMGASAGQWVYVSDAHVQMVPESRVLNAQAYLLFYERLLI, from the exons ATGAAGAAACTAGAAGAAAAGTCAAAG atTTCAACAGTAAAAGAACCTTTCATTGATCTTTCACTTCCTATAATAGAGGAGAGG GTTGCAAAACCTGTGCCTTTGGgaagaacaaataaaagtaaaagTGTGCATGAAGCAGATCTCGGACAGTATACCTGTTCTTCCATCAGTACACTGAATAATCAGCCCAAAATTGTCAAGAAACATGCTTCAACAAAAGATAAG AATCAGTTGAACCAGGAGAGAAGGCTTGCCAGAAAAGCTTCCtctaatgaagaagaaagaagcccTGTTATCATTCAGGAAAGATCCAAAAAGCCAGAACTGGAAGATAGCTCTAGTGTGCTGTACTCCAAAGACACAACTGTGGAGTCTGCCATGAATGGGAGTCAGACAGAGGGCAGCGAGAAGGAAGCCAGCCGTTCTGAAAGCAGCTTTGATGCAGACAGTGAAGCCTCTGAAAGTGAAAGTGCTTCTAAGCAAACAGCTTTTAGCTCATGCAGCAACACATCTGCTTTGCATGTCAACCACATCAGTGTTAAAATGCCACACACCAAACCAAGTGACAGTAACGATGAGAAGATTTCCAGTGCCATATCCAAACTCAGTTTCTGTGATACTATAAACGAAGATGAAAAGTCAAGCTTTGGTGATCCAGGTTTATCGAATAATTCCATGTTCTCAGCAGACAAGTCCTCATTGTCCTCAAACCCTCAGAACGCTTTTCAGACACTTTCCCAGAGCTATATAACTAGCTCCAAGGAGTGTTCTGTCCAGTCCTGCCTTTACCAGTTTACCTCTGTAGAGCTGTTAATGGGGAACAACAAGCTTTTGTGTGAGagctgcacagaaaggaaacagaagtatCAGAAGAAATCCAACTCCTCAG aaaagaaaatggaaggtgTCTACACGAATGCTCGGAAACAGCTACTGATTTCTTCGGTTCCTGCTATTCTTATTCTCCATCTGAAAAGATTCCACCAG GCTGGTTTGAGTCTACGGAAAGTAAATAGGCACGTGGATTTCCCACTGATTTTAGACCTAGCAccattttgttctgcttcttgTAAG AACGTTACAGATGGTGCAAGAGTGCTGTACAGCCTTTATGGAATAGTGGAGCACAGTGGGTCGATGAGAGGCGGTCATTATGCAGCTTATGTGAAAGTCAGAACGCCCTCCAAGAAATTACTGGAACATATTTCCTCCACAAAAAACGTTCTAG GTTTAAAAGAAGCCATGGGAGCATCAGCAGGACAGTGGGTGTATGTTAGCGATGCCCACGTTCAGATGGTTCCAGAATCACGAGTACTAAATGCACAAGCATATCTGCTTTTTTATGAAAGATTACTGATATAA